From one Streptomyces sp. SCSIO 30461 genomic stretch:
- a CDS encoding ADP-ribosylglycohydrolase family protein: MPPGPLDPVSEPTATPPATAPDIRHEPAPGGHAWSEPAADLRDRIQGLLLGLAAGDAAGWPAARHRAARMPEWTRRLTRELDTFAEQNATTTLPVPIALNQAPEPLRLGPSDDAEWAAFTAETILAGAAGTGDADGDRGELGRRMRAAVDLSWNSLAGKVAAAAARAPEVESAVLPLRARISVRAGLGNLATGLRPPATGHDNPHYFDDAACVRAAVLGAVHPGDPRAAAELAEFDARYTQDGDGVHGARAMAAAIAAALGGATVRAAVDAALAELPEVTEVGRNARHAVKLARDADDAFSLVPLLEHQIVDHVYSYGVAAAETVPVALALATAARGQVASAIPAAACLSRVADSAPALAGALTGALGGGAAVPTTWRDACRTLAGCALPHLADTDLVPLAEHLADVVCRAR; encoded by the coding sequence ATGCCCCCCGGCCCACTAGACCCCGTATCCGAGCCCACGGCCACTCCCCCGGCCACGGCACCGGACATCCGCCACGAGCCGGCCCCTGGCGGCCACGCCTGGTCCGAGCCGGCCGCCGACCTCAGGGACCGGATCCAGGGGCTGCTGCTCGGACTGGCCGCCGGGGACGCGGCGGGGTGGCCCGCCGCACGGCACCGCGCGGCCCGGATGCCGGAGTGGACCCGCCGCCTCACCCGCGAACTCGACACCTTCGCGGAGCAGAACGCGACGACGACCCTCCCTGTCCCGATCGCCCTCAACCAGGCGCCCGAACCCCTGCGGCTCGGGCCTTCGGACGACGCCGAGTGGGCCGCGTTCACCGCCGAGACGATCCTCGCCGGTGCAGCCGGCACCGGCGACGCCGACGGCGACCGGGGTGAGCTGGGCCGCCGGATGCGTGCCGCCGTGGACCTCTCCTGGAACTCCCTCGCCGGAAAGGTCGCCGCAGCCGCCGCCCGCGCCCCCGAGGTCGAGTCCGCCGTACTCCCGCTGCGTGCCCGGATCTCCGTACGCGCCGGGCTCGGCAACCTCGCCACCGGTCTGCGTCCGCCCGCGACCGGCCACGACAATCCGCACTACTTCGACGACGCCGCGTGCGTCCGCGCCGCCGTACTCGGCGCCGTCCATCCCGGCGACCCGCGAGCCGCCGCCGAACTCGCCGAGTTCGACGCCCGCTACACCCAGGACGGCGACGGGGTGCACGGCGCCCGCGCGATGGCCGCGGCGATCGCGGCGGCACTCGGCGGGGCGACCGTGCGGGCGGCAGTCGATGCGGCGCTCGCGGAGCTTCCCGAGGTCACCGAGGTCGGCCGCAACGCGCGGCACGCGGTCAAGCTCGCCCGGGACGCGGACGACGCGTTCTCCCTGGTCCCCCTGCTGGAGCACCAGATCGTGGACCACGTCTACAGCTACGGCGTCGCCGCGGCTGAGACCGTCCCGGTGGCCCTCGCCCTCGCGACGGCCGCCCGCGGGCAGGTCGCTTCGGCGATCCCCGCGGCGGCCTGCCTGTCCCGGGTGGCCGACTCCGCTCCGGCCCTCGCGGGTGCGCTGACCGGCGCGTTGGGCGGTGGGGCCGCGGTGCCCACCACATGGCGCGACGCCTGCCGAACCCTCGCAGGCTGCGCCCTCCCCCACCTCGCGGACACGGACCTCGTCCCCCTCGCGGAACACCTCGCCGACGTGGTGTGCCGCGCCCGGTGA